The nucleotide window AGGTTACACTCGATGCCTGCACGTGTCTGCTTCATATTTAGGcttgtgctctaaaatgatacagaaaaatggatggtgggtgtgttatattatggtgggcccacaaaactttgccgCGTCAACACACAATCAGGTCAGTGTGGTGTCACACGAGTTGGTAGATTTTAAGTATACAACTGGCGGCCCCATGGAGCTTGGGTGTTCATGTGCCTtgcatccaagtcgtccatccattctgaaaGCTCATTTTggggaagcagatccaaatcttaggtagacccaCTACAtcaaaacggtggtgattgaataccactattaaaattttcctggagccaccggaatgtttatttgtcatccaacttgttataAGGTAACAAACAAATCGacaaagggaccacacaaatgtcagcttgatccaaaacttttgtggcccaaaagaagtttttaatagtcaatctgtttccaatggtgtggtccacctgagatttggatctacttaattttcgttaaaatgccctaaaaatgagatataaaaacggatggacggcgtggatctaaGGTATATacttcaaggtaggccccacagtcagggatccagcCACCTCGGATCCACTGAAGCGGCGTACGTTCTATGCTGCAGAGGATTCAGATCCTCGGATCGAACGCTGCGTTAAGTGCCGGCGTATCTTGCGTCATCCGCAGCCGGATTATGACATAACTGTCCTTCTAAcgacctgcgtatcatccatcacagtctgccagagtatcagaaTCAAGGTTTCGTCTCCCGGAGATTTTACTCCGCATCCAgattccagagagagagagagagagatctcatCTGAGAAAGGGATGGATGTGATAAAGACGCAGCAGATATCATGGAGGGCTATAGAGAAGGTAATCGTGCACCCACTCGTGCTTCTTAGCATCGTTGACAACTACAACCGAATCGCCAGGGACACTCGGAAGCGAGTCATCGGCGTCCTCCTCGGCTCCTCCTTCAAAGGCACCGTCGATGTCACCAACAGCTACTCTCGTcagttttctctttttccttcttttccctCAATTTTCACTACCAATGTCTATTCTCAACTTCTTGCAATTCATTGCCGATTTGGGTTTATAGTTAGGGTTTTGGAGATTGATTGAGATGGAATTATTAGAGGCTGGATCgatccactacaaagctttgtatggtAAGGcatgatccgtccatcatgtgcgctCCCTCATTTTCTTTTACAAACTTAAAAATCAGgacgatccaaagctcaggtgggcgaACAGTTGGGATGGGAATGCCCAACATTGAAAATCCTCCAGatgttgtgtgggtcccactgttttgCATGTGCCATCCAATTCATTGAGAAGATGTGTCCCACCACTATGAATGGTCACCCAAAAAAGCAAgataatccaaaacttaggtggggcacatcatttaaaatcatgcctaaaacctttaaAAGCAGGTGGGCCCTGGCACATGATCTGAGAGGTTCTAGGCATGATTTTGAATGACATGGCCTGCCTGAGTTCTGGATTGGCCTATTTTTTGTGTGCCAAGTAGAACACAACAGGGCCGTacatgatgaacggattagattcaCTGTGTGCTCCACACATCATGTTGTAGGTCATGATGCAACTGGAAGGCCACATATCCCAGTGGGCAAGATCTTAAGAATCCAACCGTTTGAATTGTCTTGGTTGATGATCTGGACACGATTTGTGGTCTAATGATCAATTTGATGAGATCAACGATCAGATTACATTGTGAGGCTGAAGGGATCAATTTGATGGTCCTTATGTTTCTAGGATTTATTTTATTGGTCTTAGGGAGAGATTTTGTTATGATTTAGTAAATTTCTCTTTTGTATTTCCGTTACTtccttggtgggccacttttggggAACCAAAACAATGTCCAAATGACGTGAAATTGGTCTTGTTTGATAATTGAGTAGCTTTCACACAAACTCAAGATCATGCAATCTGATACCGTTTGAGtgagttatggcccatttacatatGACCCATATGATGCGTACGGGATTCAAAGGCATCTCATTTTCATAAATTAGAgcttccttatttgtttaaagcCTATGTGAGGCTATGATGAGAGGAGTAAAAGGTACAATGATGTAGAGGGGTTTGGGTGATCTCTAGCATTCGTCTAAATGATTGTTAGGGTTCTTCGCTACATTTTTGTTTATCTTCCTTTGATCCATTTGCTCCTCTCCTTTGAGGTTGCATCAGTTATGCTTAACCCGCAAAGTTTCGTAGTGGATCCAGCCTACTGAGATTCTTGTAGTCTGTATAGGTGCATCCCATGATTTGGAGATCCAAACTATTAATACGTTGGATTCACTGTGGATGGGAGATGCCCCCAAAGATCTCCAAGATTCTAAAAAAATTAAGACTTTGATGTGCGAACAATAAATACATGGTCAAGGGAAAAATACATCAATGTCCAGAAGAAAGGGTTATGcttggatggataggatcttccaatctagatgAGAGTGGGGGCATCCCTCATCAATGTTGAGGATTATTAGATAAAAGGTCTAGATTTTTTAACCATGGGACACACTTGTGTGGACTGGATGCTTTAGACCCGGTCCTTCATGATGGATATCTATAAACACCCTAAAAGCTAGAGTCTTTAGTAGCAAATCCCCATATATGTTGCTCATAAAGTGTCAAGAATGGTCAATAGCGTAGACCTCTTGATTTAATCCTAGATTGCTCCGGTCAATGGAAGCCAGCAATGGTCAATCTCACATAAAAGGGATTGAAGAGGGAACGGAAAATCAGGGGATTCAAAGTAAATGGGATTGCAAGTTGCAAGGCTAACACCACTTGAAGCGCAAGGAGGCTTCCAGGCTCTTTCTCTattattagggcctgtttggattggggaTTGCCTCAGTATTGTAATTTATGAgcataatgattacaaattacactTGTCCCCCGAAAGCATGTATATTTGCCCATCAAAAGCAGATGTCTGTTTCACCTATGTGATTAGTAGTCAGCATCCTTTTGGAAATTTTCTCGATTGGATAGATGAGGGTAACCACAATTCACTCAGCAAAAAATGTTATGGTGGTCTGCGAAGGTACTATGGAATATTTCAGGTGTTTGTATATCGCAATGGAATATTAGAATCCCAAACTGTGATTACCTGCACAGACAATGGATGACAAACAACTGCATAATTCAATCATGTGCTACTTCCAATTACATACGGATTTTGCAACATTACATTGGGTTATATCGATTACCAACCACGAACAATTGAATACTGCTATCGCAAACAGAATCCACATTGTTGAAATCTGCCAGCTTGCACACATCCAACACAGGAATGAACGACAGTCCATAGTCCGTGCTGTGGACCATAATTGTAGAAATTGCAGCAGGCCAAAACTTACAACTGATTTTAACATACAATATGGTActtaaatgaattagaggaaaCTTTCTTGAGAGTGATACActgctgaaaaaaaaataaattcaatagGCAGTAATTTCAGAGATTGACTGCTGAGAAACTAACATGCAAGACATATCTACAAGGGCCACAGCTTACCCTTGGTTAGTGTAGCTAGCAAAGGGGAAAACCATATCACAGTGAATTTCATACAATGTGGAAAAAACCTTTGTACATGGACTATATTACTCACCTTCCTGCTCTCCGGATGAACAACACTAGAATGCAATCCACCAGATATGCATACCAACCAATTTCTAACTCGAACAAGGTATTTCTCTCAACAGAAGCAAGAAACAGTGTAGTGGGAGATAGAGGGGCTTCTGCTGGAGAAGAAGCCTTCGAAGCGGAGATGGAGAGGCATTTTGCTGGAAAAGAGCCTCTCTCTTGAATTTAAACCAGATGGTGGTGTATCTTGGGTGCTGCACTGCAATTACACTTGTGATTCAAACGGTTGAGTCATCTGCAAACGAATCCCTGTGATATCCAAGAGAAGAATTCGAGCGGAAAAAAGGGGTTTTCACCTGAGTCAGTGTCAGACGAAAACAGCAGTGGATATCAATATTTTATTCCTTTTCTGCAAACTCTCATAAATAGCAATAATTGCGATTGTACTTTCAATTACTGTCGTAATCCTCAATCCAAACAATTCCTTAGTGATTTCTTAttaaaaaatccaaaactcaaagctAGTTACACTCCAAGAAAAAGCGTAGTTCTAAAACTCCCGCAGCTATACTATAACTCTTGAGATTATTGTATCATTCACAACTAATCGTCAAGCAACGCCATTCAAAAGCTCCTAATCACCCAACTAGTAAAttaaagaaatgaccaaacttcCCCCAATCTGACCAAAATCCCTTATGGCAGAAATTGTCAAAAAGAATTTCTAACAGCGAAGGGTGGATCTCTGGCTGGTGGAAATGCTATTCCTGCCACCTAGGGCCCTCCTGATGGTGGCCTACTATTCAAGAACTCTTGGAGGCTTCTCTCTAGGGTTTCTTTGGTGCACCCAGGTGTCCATATGTGGGCCCATGGTGCCCACAACAAAGGGGCTCTGCTGTCCTCTTGGATTAAAAATGAACATTTGCACACGACTCACTTCCAATCACCTCCTCTACTGTTCTACAATTTACAGCTATAAGGGTACGTTCTGGTGTAGCTTAGCAATCACAAGCTCTTCTGCAAATGGGTAATCAGTTTGTTTCAACCGCTTGTCGAAAAGAATGGAATTGTTATTCAGAGGCAGAAAAGCAGGATATAGATCATGCAAAGTGATTCCTCTCCAAACTGCTAATCCCCCGGCTTACTGAATCAGGATTTAAATAACAAATTTTGCAGAAACATAATTTCTAATGAAACAGATCATTATCGAATAAAATGGATCTAGATCAGtttgggtgcatttggatgcagcATTGAATTGCATTGCAATAATTAGTCTGCGAAAGTGAAAATGACCAAGCATTGGGTTTCATATTGAGGGAATTGGCTCCAAATCGATTTCGTACTCCCAGATTGGATGTGAAAGGGATAATGTAAATGCAGCCTGAGGTTTAATTCATCGTCATGGATTCTTAGAAACATTACTACAATCTGGCCAGTACTTCTCTTGATCGAATCTCCATTTTGTTgtgcatccaccaaacacaaccTCCACAAAAAGGAATAATTTCGAGGACATAGTTGTCATCCCACCAGGGGTGGTTTCGCTAATTTGGTGTGGTTGATAGATGCTCCATCTCAGCATAGAGAAATCAAAGGGAAAACTTTGAAACTCTTATTAACAAGAAGAAAATTGAGGGTTTCAACTCCCTTAGATGGCTCTTTAAATGAGGACAATGCCCTTTTAGAGGAAGATTGAGATCTTACAGTCTTGGAACCCTTGTTCTTATGATAATAAGATAAGTGGTTCCATAATCTCTCATGGGAAGTCTCCTTAAAGGAAGGTTTCTCCTTAATGAGGAAAATAGAAATCTTTTTAGgtcctgtttggattggtggaaaacaGGATTCAATGGAGGAAAGAAAACTGATTTCCTCTTGCTATGATGGTTTCCCTCATTTGCAAAATCCAAGAGGGGTGGTGAAATCAATTTTCATTTCCTCAGATTTCCTTTGAAAGGGtcatttccttttcctctctaaaacttaagaaatggAGATTGTCACTCTTTTTGAAAGACAACTCTTCACTTTTTAACCATTGGCCATTTCACATTTTCATTTAAATAATGTATGCTATAATAAACAGATTATCTAAGGATTCTTTTTCACATATTTCCTTTTTCATAGTTTTCCTTGTGGCTTGTTTAGATTcatggaaaggaaaagaaacatTGTTTACCATGAAATTAACTTTCCATTGTTTATCAAGCCCTTCTTTATGGAATTTGTGGGAAACCTCATTTATCTTTATTAAAAATAAGCAAATTTATCTTCCCACCTTCACCCCTAAGAACAGCATTTTCCTACAATGGAAGGAAAATGTGTTTCTCAACAGTTAAACCCAAATATGcaaccatccatcttcaattgcctcacatgtgccacatgtgccaatgtgctagATGAGCCATCTTCCATCTCTCATTATGCCCCACACGTGCCACTATGCCACATGTGTCAAtgtcccaccatccatcttcccTTGCACCCTCCACGTGCAAAGCATCCCATATGTGTTAATGTGTCAAATCTActtccatccatcttctcttgcaccgCACATGTGCTaatatgccacatgtaccaccattcatcttctcttgcaccacacatgtgccaaacACTCCACATGCACctatgtgccacatgtaccattgtccatcttcaatcgCTCCAAACATGCAACATGTGCCAATGTTGTCAATGTGCATAAGTTagactgaggtcttggtatcgattccctagcgggggtggctaacagaggagtgtgtactgacagtggggtgtactaacaaactaacaaaaaaaataaaaatgtgcacAAGTTATGCCATCTAGCTTCAAGTGCCCATATGTCAAATGTGCCACAATTCAGCTTCAAGCGCTTCACATGTGCCACAATTCAGCTTCAAAAACCCATGTATACTGTGTATGCCATGTGAattgtccatcttcaagcatcccacatgtgccacatgtcctCATCTGGCATATGCCATTAACTACCTTGAAAATTTTCCcaataatttatatttttttttgttttgccaaacaacaaatttgaaaatagatctTAAATTTGTAGGAAGATCTAGTTGAAAGGCAGATGAGGAAAACAATGTTTCTAGTTGAAAAGCAGATGAGGAAAAGAATGTTTCCTTTCCCACGGTTTCTTGGAAATAGGGTTTCCCGAGAAACATTATTTCGTTTCCCATGCTTtccacgaatccaaacaggccctagacgTGACGTTTTCCTTTCCTCACCTGCTTTTTGGTTTCCACCAATCCACACATGCCCTTAGGATTATATATGgagaaattattaaaattctttgGATTTCACTCGCCTCAAAAAATGTGGGAGAACAAGTCCATGTTATCTCGGTCATTACTGTTGACTTACGTGACGTGGAAGATTGATTATTGCTGTTGACAGCTTCATGATTGTCAATTTCCAGTGCCTTTTGAAGAAGATGACAAGGATCCCAGCATCTGGTTTCTTGACCACAACTACCATGAGTCAATGCTTGCCATGTTCAAAAGAATAAATGGTATTACTCATTATGTTCTGTGTTTACTTCCCATGGCTATTTATTCATCTTACTTGAAATATCTGGTATCTGTTTTCTTTCTCTAACTAAATTGACTTACCATGTTTCAGCCAAAGAACATGTTGTTGGTTGGTATAGCACAGGTCCGAAACTGCGGGAGAATGACCTGGATGTTCACGGATTGTTTCATGAGTAAGATCACAAAACTTCAGTTGTTGGTTTAAAAAATGTTATTCTGAGTCTTCATCCAGCATTATCTTGGCTTCTTTGGCGCTTTATTTTTTCTTCCTTGTATGCTGCCTGGTTTCCTTTCTAGTCCATTTGTAGACACGTCTCTCTTAGGTAATTCCAGTGGTCCATGTCTAGCTGCATCCATGAATCATTAGTCGAGTATGTCAATTGTAAATGGAGCAAAGCTGCAGATGTTGTTTAGGCAGCAAGTGCTGCAGCAAGTTGTTTTTTTATTCCTTACGGGGAAGATTTCGACGATTTTGTCTGCCTTTGGCTTAGAGTGCAGTTACCAGGATGGTCAGAATGATGTTGGTCTTCAGTTTGTGGCctgtttttttgaaaaatgttttttttttttttcaaggttaAGATTTTAGTAATGAAGAAAAAACTCAGAAAACAGAACAGAAAGCACTCCTAGGTACAACAGATTAGCACCTCCTATCTACAAAGGAGAAGTAGACGTTCTGAGCTCCTGCTTTGGCAAGGGCGTCAGCCCAATCGTTTACATCCCTATTGACTATGGAGGATACAACATTTGGTTTCTGGTTAAGTCCACTGGCTCCTCAATGCTCATTGCCAGCTTCTAGGGACACATTCCGGATGTCGTCCAAGCCACAGCATTGGCAGAATCTCCCTTGTATTTTAAAAATGTTGTGTCCGAGGACTTTAACGTCCCATAGCTGGTCTCTGGTTGGGGTGCAACTTAGGTGGGTTGGGTTGgtttgagggtcaacccaagcctgaCCAACCTCACAAGGACCCAGCCTGCAACCAAACAaattccaacccaaggttcccAACATGAACCCAAGTGAAATTCCTCCATCGCCAATCCTAAACTGATCTACCCTACCCAACCCCACACAAATACATGTGATTCCTTACCTGAATTCTCAACCTGATCTCAAATCAGGTTGGAAATTTCCAACcataacccaacccaaggacctCGACACATACTCAGCCCTAGTCTCTGGTCATGGTCCATACTGGATCGTGTCCCTCATTTTTGTTTCTAGTCCCATCTTTTTTAGCGCCAAAAAAGCTCATGAATGTCAAATATCAAAGGACTATTTTCATATCAGTTAGTCAGTTACCTATCTTATCTCAGCATATCGGTTCAATTTCTTGGTGATTTTCTATTATCTGTACGAGTCAATTAATTGAAATAAACTGCTATGCATTTAGTCTCAGTCTTTTGAAATGTTGTTTTGCAATTCAAACTGTAATCTTAACCTCAATATTATGTTGCAGGTATGTTCCTAATCCTGTGTTGGTCATTATTGACGTCCAACCTAAAGAACTGGGAATACCTTCCAAAGCTTACTATACTGTTGAAGAAGTCAAAGAGGTGAGGAAATCCAGTGTTCATATATAGATGTTGCATGTGCTTCTTTAGATTTTCTAAGGAACTTATCAAATATATTAATGGAAAAGTCTTCTTGTGTTGTATGCTTGTTGTGGTTTGAGAAGCAAACGTAGGTTTAAAGTGTCAAAGGTTGGCTATAAGATATTGATACTATGATAtcttgatattatcaataatattgatACCATGCAATATCTCATATTGTGTGATAACTTGATTTTATTGATAATATCAATACTGTGCTATATCTCGTATCGTGCGATATCTTGAGATTGTCGATCTATAAATTACACCGTATATCTGTATTACTGACCCAGTGATACTGATATTATCAGTATATTATTGATATATTGCCAATATCAGGAACACTGTTTGGAATTGACAACTATTGATATTTCAAAACCATTACTGGATATGAGCCTTTATCAACTGCAAGTTTTTTTTCCCCTCCAAATATGTAATTTAGCTGTTCAAACAGTGCAAAGATCTAATAAGtacctttatttttctttcttatagACATTTGACAGGATGGCTATACTCATAACTAAACCCATGTAACATATGTCAACCCAATTCAACTTGGATAGATTCTTGTTGCATTAGTGTCTCTGTTTTGTTCCTCGTCTTGTTGATATATTGTTATGCACACTGGAATCTGACACACTAAGTTAAGTCTTTATAATTGGTAACAGAATGCTACTCAGAAAAGCCAGAAGGTGTTCGTCCATGTGCATTCAGAAATTGCCGCTCATGAAGTTGAGGAAATTGGTATGCTTACACTTTGCACGAGTGGACACTGCTAGACATTCTGTGCAACTTCCTACACATAATCCGCAGTCTGACGATAGTGTAAACTTATTCTGGTTTCGCTTTTGCTTGGATAATCTTATTCCGTTATAATGATATATAAGAGTGCTTGATATATTGCCACCCAAAGACCACTAATTTGCATTTTGGTTTAGGAGTGGAGCACTTGCTCAGAGATGTTAAGGATACAACAATTAACACCCTTGCTACAGAGGTGATGTTTCTTGACAGAGCTGGTTATGGTCTTCCCACTATTGTCAAGTTCATATCAAgcaagagggagggagggatgtGTATGTGATGCTGACCATCAGATCGTTACCCGATGTTAGGCATATGGTCCAAAAATAGGCCCATccataatttaggtgggccacacgatcacgAATAGTGTACAGGGGGATGCCCACCCTCCAAACCGTTTCCCTTGGTGTTGTCAACCTGAATCACgaatggacctgatttttggtcccCAGACCTAACTTTGGGTGAGGCATATGATGATGGGAGTGGATATCAAATAcatatcatggttggccctgcaaAACGTCAATGGCGGGCGCCCCTCTCCCAAttgtttcaaaaaaagaaaaataaaaagaatcatggatcagcctgatttgcCCTGGGCCTAACATGTGATGATacatccaatggtcagatcacggtggggctcaccagAGCCAGCCCCCATTTGCTCACTTGAAGGGTCTCCTGTagtcctctctctccctccctccctccctccccctcTAAATAAATCATATATTTTGCCCTGTCCAGGTTATTGGCAAACTTTCAGCCTTGAAGGGGCTAGACGCCCGTCTCAGAGAGATACGTGGGTATCTAGACCTTGTAATTGATGGAAAGCTTCCATTAAATCATGAGATTCTGTACCATTTACAGGTACTGCAAATTTCTTAAGTCTATGTCAGAATTCCTTGAACTTAGGTACTTGAGTTGTGACtttttaggctgtgtttggacgtttgaattgaattgtaataagTCAATTTTATAATGTGGAAATGGCCAAACTGAAACTAGCCCAACTACATTCATAGTGATGAGCTGGCCCTCAAAAGCGATTGTGATCATTTCAAGTCTGACATTGAGGCATTGTATTACAACAACATCACTTTGAATGAACCTGATTCCACCTCCATTTTGGTCCTTTCTTTTGTATTTAATTTAATGAACATGTATTTAATTTAATTCACCCATTATGGCCCGTATCATGACAGTAATGGCAGTAGctattacggccaccattaccattatgattCCTACCTTCAATTGAAGTTATGGCActcgatagagtggaatggaggaaagggattcatgtagccgacacCAATcagttgagataaggcttagatgatgatgataaaattTCTGCTCatcaattaaagaaaaagaagctgaAGAAAGTTTTCCTATACAGTACTGAATTGTTGAAAATTTATGTCAACTGGTTTAATGTTCCATGCATGTAGTTCTCACatttttcctttccctttcttgcTGCTTGTGTGTGAAGTATTCTGAAGCTACACCAACTGCACTGCAGTCGCTTGACTTATTTTCTTCGCTTGTTAGGCTGTGTTTCCCAGAATTGATTCTTATGAAATTCTTTCTTGCAGGACATGTTCAATCTACTTCCGAATCTCAATGTGGGTGAATTAATCAAGGCCTTTTCAGGTAAAGCTGTTGTATCTTTCTTGATGTATTTCATTGCATCTGTGATTCTGTTGGTAACCATTAAATGTAATCCATTGACCTATTGCAGTGAAAACCAATGATATGATGCTGGTCATTTACCTTTCTTCTCTCATTCGGAGCGTAATTGCACTCCACAACCTCATAAACAACAAGGTAATCTGCTCTTTCAAGAAATCATTGCCATGAACGTCATCAATTTACGGTGTATTGATTTAGTGAATATGGGATTCCAGTCTAGATACGATCAAAATGGGTAGTGCTATAAATTCATAAGAACTTTTCTTAGTGCAAAGACGCATGCAATAAAGTTTCTGTACATTTGCCTGCAGGGCACATAGGTAcgggatccaatccatccatcaggttggttccAATCTTTTACaggttttctcaaaaataaatctggtccactcaagcATGTGGGGGCCAATATTGGAAACTGGTGGATGggagaaaacttcagccaagcttTTCGGAGCGTACATTTGTTTtgaaactgtggcccacctgatcagtggattAACGTGATTAACGGACCAGTGGATCAATATAGTGCTGCCGttcagatggatggattggatgttagaCCTATTGTGCCATGCTGTCACGTGcagcatgtacatgagctttagtGCACACGCGTGTAGGCTTAGCAAAGCACAATCTATAGTTTGTTGAAGAGATCAGTCTCTCCACATTCCTCTTTTCAACCTCTGGCTGTTTCCACGTGAATAGCTACTTTCAAGAATAGCCATCTGAATTGGCCAAGGATGAGGTTCTTTCCCACATTGCTCTGGGGATTCTATTCCCTCCCTTGATTAATGCATCTCTATTAAAAGTGGAAGCCCCTCTGAATCGGCATGTGCACAAGGCCCAGGTCCGTCTGGTAGGCTTATCCATGGATATCCCATGGTCGGAAAGTCGGGCTGGTCAGGTCATCAGTAGGCCACACAAAAGAACTGGTGTGAGGTTAGCAAACATGCCACCACTTGATGGCTCCATCAGTTTGTTTCAGGCCATGGAAAAAGCCAAGTGGGGTCGAGTTGATTTATAGtctggatcttgcacacgtgccagtgttccagttcatGGTCGAATGTGCATTTTATAAGTGTGCCATATCATGGTGAGGATAACCACTTCTGACCTCAGAAAGTTTGTTTTCAGATGTTGAACAAAGAACATGAGAAAGCTGAAGATGCAAAGCTGACAGCCATACCCGCTGAAGCTGGATGTTAGGTTTGGTCCCACCATGCACTGTATTTCAACCATCAGGGGTCGAGTTGGGGCACCTTTGCTAATGCAGATCTGTCTTCTCATCTGAGAGTTTTGTATGCTGTGGGGTTTATCAGTTTGTGATGAGATCCCATTTACTTTTGATATTGATCATCTTTCCTTCCTATGTAAAGAATAACTAACCCACATGGGCCCATCTGCAGTTGATTGTTTAATGTTTGATGATCATTTTTGGAAGATGGATGGCTGGTGTTGCATTTTGCAGTCCTTTATATGGTACAAGATACCTCTAgccaatgatatgaaaaaacttataaattacttagaaattgcatacatggcatacacATATTTCAAGTATCATGTACCAAAAACTGTGGTTATGTGATTATCTGATTACcatattggtggacatttatttgacggttaaaaatgaaaaaatccaaCTGTCCTATTTCATTAAAGTGTGCAATCAGAGGTCCAAGATAGGACTATGACTGAGGGCCTGCTTGGATGCATCCTCAAAAGGGGTGTTTGACAGTGGTTTTTGCTAAACCCGGTtcttgtgcatttggatgcactttggcAAGCCTCATTTC belongs to Magnolia sinica isolate HGM2019 chromosome 8, MsV1, whole genome shotgun sequence and includes:
- the LOC131252613 gene encoding 26S proteasome non-ATPase regulatory subunit 7 homolog A-like isoform X1; the protein is MDVIKTQQISWRAIEKVIVHPLVLLSIVDNYNRIARDTRKRVIGVLLGSSFKGTVDVTNSYSLPFEEDDKDPSIWFLDHNYHESMLAMFKRINAKEHVVGWYSTGPKLRENDLDVHGLFHEYVPNPVLVIIDVQPKELGIPSKAYYTVEEVKENATQKSQKVFVHVHSEIAAHEVEEIGVEHLLRDVKDTTINTLATEVIGKLSALKGLDARLREIRGYLDLVIDGKLPLNHEILYHLQDMFNLLPNLNVGELIKAFSVKTNDMMLVIYLSSLIRSVIALHNLINNKMLNKEHEKAEDAKLTAIPAEAGC
- the LOC131252613 gene encoding 26S proteasome non-ATPase regulatory subunit 7 homolog A-like isoform X2; this translates as MPFEEDDKDPSIWFLDHNYHESMLAMFKRINAKEHVVGWYSTGPKLRENDLDVHGLFHEYVPNPVLVIIDVQPKELGIPSKAYYTVEEVKENATQKSQKVFVHVHSEIAAHEVEEIGVEHLLRDVKDTTINTLATEVIGKLSALKGLDARLREIRGYLDLVIDGKLPLNHEILYHLQDMFNLLPNLNVGELIKAFSVKTNDMMLVIYLSSLIRSVIALHNLINNKMLNKEHEKAEDAKLTAIPAEAGC